DNA sequence from the Pseudodesulfovibrio sp. S3 genome:
AGTTTGAGCTTATCGTCCACCAATCTATTGATGGTATTGGCGGGATAGGAACCGCTCTTTTTCCTGCTCCCCGCCTTGACCCCGGTGAGAATCTCGATCCCCTCGTCAATGGTCCTGACGGACCATACATGGAACTTCCCGGCCTTGACCGCCTCGACAACCTCATCGCGCAACATCAAATCCTTGACATTGGGGTGCGGAATCATGACCCCCTGCTTTCCGTTCAGTCCGGCATTCTTGCAGCACAAATAAAACCCTTCGATCTTCTGGTTCACACCGCCGATGGGCTGCACCTCGCCATACTGATTCACGGAACCGGTCACGGCTATATATTGCCGAATGGGGACCTCGGACAGACTCGACAACAAGGCATACAGCTCCGTGGACGAAGCAGAATCGCCATCTATGCCGCCATAGGACTGTTCAAAGGCAATGCTGGCTGCCAGGGACATGGGTTTATCCTGGGCAAAACGACTGCGTAAGAAACCAGAAAGAATGAGCATACCCTTGTTGTGACTGGGACCGGACATGTCGGCCTCACGCTCGATGTTGATAATGCCATCCTTGCCGATCGAGGTAACTGCGGTGATACGGGTAGGTTTGCCGAACATGTAATCACCCAAGGAATACACAGCCAGGCCATTGACCTGGCCCACCGCCTCGCCATCCGTGTCCACGAACAGACTACCCCGGTCGATCATTTCCTGGATGCGCTCTTCCACCTGATTGGCACGATACACCTTGGCTTCAATGGCCGCCTTGACGTGCTTTCCGGTTACTATGGCAGACTTGGCCAGCCCGGCATAATAATCGGCTTCGCTCAAAAGATCACCCATGGCCGGAAAGGCGGTGGATATTTTTTCCTGCCTGCCTGCCCAGCGCACGGCCTCTTCCATGACAGTCGCCACGCCGCCCACGTCAAAGGGCTTGAGCTTGTCCCGATCAACGACCGTCTTGATGAGCCTTGCAACCTGGTGCACGGAGTCGTCGTTGAGGTCCATGCTCGAAGCATAATCGGCCCGGACCTTGAATATCTTGGAAACATCCTCGTCATAATTTTTCAAAATGGCATAGAGATAGGGGCTTCCAAGCACCACGACCTTCACCGCCATGTCAATGGGTTCCGGTTTGAGACCGGTTGAACTGATGAAGTAATACGGGTCAAAGGTCTCAATCTCGATCTTTTCCGTCTTGAGGGCCCGCTTGAGGGTCTGCCAGACCCCCGGCTCCATGATCGCATCCATAAGGTTGATCACGAGATACCCACCGTTGGCCTTGATGAACGACCCGGCCGTGATCTTGGTGTAATCCGTATGCCAGCCCCCGTTGTGGTTCATAATCCGCTCGATGCTGCCGAACAGATTGCGATAGGTGGGATAGGACTCCACGATAACCGGCGGCCCCTGAGTCTCGGAATTGTCCACCAGCAAATTGACCTGATACGGACGAAAGACAATCTCAGGAGACGGTCCCGGCATCATCATGCCGGGTATGGGTCCCGGCTGGCCCTGGCCGCCGAGGGCCTTGATGCTGTCCAGCTCGTCAACCATGTTCTCAAGAACAGAATCAAGATATTTCGATACCTTCTCATCTGGGTATGTCTCTCGAACAGGCTTTATGAAATCCTGGGCCAGAGCCAGGAACATGAGACGATCCACTTCTTGATGCTTTTCGCCGACTTCTTTTTGGATGTTCTTGAGTTCCTGGACAATATGATCGATTTCTTCCTTGAGCTCCAACCTCTTGTCGCGAAGCTGCTCATATTCCTCGCGGGGAAACCGCCCCTTTTCCACCAACTCCTCCAGCTCGATCATGCGACGAGGCTCACCATCGACCAGGGGGACCACATCCGGGCGCTGGATGGGACCCATCTGCATGCGCACAACCACCAAACCGGTATCCTTCACCTGCTCCTCAATGGCCTTATAAAAATTCATGACCTTTTTTTCATGCGCTTCAGCTATCTGATTCTTGCGGGCAATGTATTCCTCGCTCTCAAAAAGCTGCGGGGCTTCACGTTTCACGAAATCAAGAAAATCCTGCATGGCCTTCTTGAAATACGCCCCCTGACCGGGCTCGAACCTGAGCATAATCGGTGCTTCCGGGTGCTTGAAATTATTAACATAACACAAATCACAAGGCGTCTCCGTCTTGTCGCCCATTTCTGCAAGGAGCTTTTTCACGGTAGACAAACGCCCAATGCCGGGTTCACCTGTGACAAATATATTGTACCCCTTTTTGAGCATCCCCATGCCGAACCGGAAGGCTTCAACCCCCCTGCCCTGACCGATAATGTCTGTCTGCGCTTCAAGATCGTCAGTGGTCTTGATGGAAAGCTGCTTCGGTCCCGGTGTCCACTTCAGCTTGTCGAGAGGCACTTCGAATGTACTGTTCTTCTTTACCATCTTCCATCTCCGTATATTGCTATTTCTTTGCGATCTCGATGTTTTGCCCAAGTTGAGTAGTGCTCTTGGGCAGTCTGATCACCAAAATTCCATCTTCAAATTCGGCCAAGACCTCATCTCTTCTGACGACACACGGCAACCGCAGTTCCCTCCTGAAGGTCCGCAACCGGCTGCGTCCAATCCGTGATCCAACGGACTTGGCAGAAACGGTCAGGCGTGTGTCCGAAACTGAAACAAGGACATCATCCGGGCTCATGTTGCCCAGTTCCAGCCGCACCACCAGAACATTTCCCTCCTCATAAAGCTCAAGATCCCCCGCCATACGGCAAACCATGACCGGCAGATCGAAGTCTGCACACAAATCATCAAAAAGCCGGTCTACTTCACTGCGCATGCGTATGATCTCACCACGACTCCAGCGTTTCAAATTAGCCATTGACAATCAGCCTCCTGTCCAAACCCATTGAACAAAACTACCTGTACTGCAAAATATAGATAGACCATATAACACTAAGTAGAAAAAAGACAGGGGCTTGACGTTTTTCCGTCAAGCCCCTGTCCGTTCGCCAAAAGCCCAAAAGGGTTACAATCTGCGAAAGAGATTCGATACGGCCAAGATAACAAAGCCCGTGGAGACGAGCCAAAAGGGACGGACGGCATCTTCAAGGGCCGGAACCGACATGACATCGATTTGGATGAAAATGCCCAGAAGGCCGATAATAACGGCTACAATCCAGGTGAGCAATTGCGGGGCGCTGAGATTCATAGGGTAAAGCTCCAGTAGTTGTGGCATAAAATAATCAAGGATCTACTCGGAATCCCTGACGAACTTCT
Encoded proteins:
- a CDS encoding AAA family ATPase, giving the protein MVKKNSTFEVPLDKLKWTPGPKQLSIKTTDDLEAQTDIIGQGRGVEAFRFGMGMLKKGYNIFVTGEPGIGRLSTVKKLLAEMGDKTETPCDLCYVNNFKHPEAPIMLRFEPGQGAYFKKAMQDFLDFVKREAPQLFESEEYIARKNQIAEAHEKKVMNFYKAIEEQVKDTGLVVVRMQMGPIQRPDVVPLVDGEPRRMIELEELVEKGRFPREEYEQLRDKRLELKEEIDHIVQELKNIQKEVGEKHQEVDRLMFLALAQDFIKPVRETYPDEKVSKYLDSVLENMVDELDSIKALGGQGQPGPIPGMMMPGPSPEIVFRPYQVNLLVDNSETQGPPVIVESYPTYRNLFGSIERIMNHNGGWHTDYTKITAGSFIKANGGYLVINLMDAIMEPGVWQTLKRALKTEKIEIETFDPYYFISSTGLKPEPIDMAVKVVVLGSPYLYAILKNYDEDVSKIFKVRADYASSMDLNDDSVHQVARLIKTVVDRDKLKPFDVGGVATVMEEAVRWAGRQEKISTAFPAMGDLLSEADYYAGLAKSAIVTGKHVKAAIEAKVYRANQVEERIQEMIDRGSLFVDTDGEAVGQVNGLAVYSLGDYMFGKPTRITAVTSIGKDGIINIEREADMSGPSHNKGMLILSGFLRSRFAQDKPMSLAASIAFEQSYGGIDGDSASSTELYALLSSLSEVPIRQYIAVTGSVNQYGEVQPIGGVNQKIEGFYLCCKNAGLNGKQGVMIPHPNVKDLMLRDEVVEAVKAGKFHVWSVRTIDEGIEILTGVKAGSRKKSGSYPANTINRLVDDKLKLLADRLAVFGKDAKEEKTSARKRAVKRKPAGK
- a CDS encoding Hsp20/alpha crystallin family protein; the encoded protein is MANLKRWSRGEIIRMRSEVDRLFDDLCADFDLPVMVCRMAGDLELYEEGNVLVVRLELGNMSPDDVLVSVSDTRLTVSAKSVGSRIGRSRLRTFRRELRLPCVVRRDEVLAEFEDGILVIRLPKSTTQLGQNIEIAKK